One Misgurnus anguillicaudatus chromosome 20, ASM2758022v2, whole genome shotgun sequence DNA segment encodes these proteins:
- the LOC129456121 gene encoding glutathione S-transferase A, whose translation MSKDITLYWCSDSPPCWRVRITLEEKQLHGYNSKLLSFIKNEHKGPEVMALNPRGQLPTMKHGDRIVNESFGACMYLESVFKRQGTQLIPDDPAEQALVYQRMFETNTLQQKMYDVAFYEWVVPEGERFESALKRRKEDLISELKLWNGYLEKMGKGSYLAGKNFTMADVVCFPVIAYFPRLGCPKERCPRLMEYYEMVKDRPSIKASWPPHWLENPEAESKLKDL comes from the exons ATGTCTAAAGATATCACACTGTATTGGTGCTCGGATTCTCCACCTTGCTGGCGTGTGAGGATCACGCTGGAGGAGAAACAGCTGCACGGATATAACAGTAAACTGCTTTCGTTTATAAAAAATGAACATAAAGGTCCTGAGGTGATGGCGCTAAACCCCAGAGGACAG CTTCCAACTATGAAGCACGGAGACAGAATCGTGAACGAATCGTTTGGCGCGTGCATGTATCTGGAG aGTGTGTTTAAAAGGCAAGGCACCCAACTGATCCCAGATGACCCTGCTGAACAGGCTTTGGTTTATCAGCGCATGTTTGAGACAAACACCCTGCAGCAGAAAATGT ATGATGTGGCTTTCTATGAATGGGTTGTGCCTGAAGGAGAGAGATTTGAATCTGCCCTGAAGAGAAGGAAAGAAGATTTAATTTCTGAGCTGAAACTGTGGAACGGCTATCTGGAGAAG ATGGGGAAAGGCTCTTACCTCGCTGGCAAAAACTTCACCATGGCCGATGTTGTTTGCTTCCCCGTCATTGCATACTTTCCACGTCTTGG TTGTCCTAAAGAGAGATGTCCCAGACTGATGGAGTATTATGAGATGGTGAAGGATCGGCCCAGTATTAAAGCCAGCTGGCCACCACACTGGCTGGAGAATCCTGAGGCCGAGAGCAAACTGAAGGACTTATAA